One stretch of Lacrimispora sphenoides DNA includes these proteins:
- a CDS encoding acetaldehyde dehydrogenase (acetylating) — protein sequence MGKVKVAVIGPGNIGSDLMYKIFRSSHLEMALMTGIVESEGIKRASAHGVDVSTQGIDAVIARDDIKIVFDATSANAHYKHAPLLKEAGKIAIDLTPAAVGPYCVPSVNLKQLENSMNINMVTCGGQATIPIIHAIERVAGAEYAEIVACISSKSAGPGTRANMDEFTETTRKGIEAIGGADLGKAIIVLNPAEPPLMMTDTIMVRIKDKGAAIEDITASIQKMVEELVQYVPGYKLRVPPVLEGDKVTTIVQIEGQGDFLPKYSGNLDIINAAAVAAGERIAEKLIKGGA from the coding sequence TTGGGAAAAGTAAAAGTAGCGGTTATTGGACCTGGAAATATCGGAAGTGATCTGATGTATAAAATTTTTCGGAGCAGCCATTTGGAAATGGCTTTGATGACCGGTATTGTGGAATCAGAGGGGATTAAGCGGGCATCCGCCCATGGAGTCGATGTATCGACACAGGGGATTGACGCGGTAATCGCAAGGGATGACATTAAAATCGTGTTTGATGCGACAAGTGCAAATGCACATTATAAACATGCGCCATTGTTAAAAGAAGCAGGTAAAATAGCCATTGATCTGACTCCGGCAGCAGTAGGACCTTACTGCGTACCAAGTGTCAATTTAAAACAATTGGAAAATTCAATGAATATTAATATGGTAACCTGCGGAGGACAGGCAACAATTCCGATTATTCATGCAATAGAGCGTGTGGCAGGAGCAGAATATGCCGAAATAGTTGCGTGTATTTCATCAAAAAGTGCCGGGCCGGGAACGAGAGCCAATATGGATGAGTTTACGGAGACTACCAGAAAAGGCATTGAGGCCATTGGCGGAGCAGATTTAGGAAAAGCGATTATCGTCTTAAATCCTGCAGAGCCGCCGCTGATGATGACGGATACCATTATGGTCCGGATAAAGGATAAGGGGGCTGCAATAGAAGATATTACGGCATCCATTCAGAAAATGGTAGAAGAACTTGTGCAATACGTGCCTGGTTATAAGCTGCGTGTGCCGCCGGTCCTGGAAGGAGATAAGGTAACGACCATTGTGCAGATCGAGGGGCAGGGGGATTTCCTGCCGAAGTACTCAGGAAACTTAGACATCATTAATGCTGCGGCTGTGGCCGCCGGTGAGAGAATCGCTGAGAAATTGATAAAGGGAGGTGCTTAG
- a CDS encoding carbohydrate ABC transporter permease translates to MKKTESKSKLGKVIMYLYLLLMTVVFAMPMVFTLLSSVKTKLEIFSDPFALPKVPQFVNYIVAWKEANMSRYFINSILQAGATVIILAIMASMAAYVLSRFDFKGNKFLLLFFTVGMMVPMHTVLVPVAYIIGALNLKNNILALILIYVSFSLPFSILVMTNFMKGVNRSLEEAAVIDGATYFQVYRLVILPLCIPALSTISIFNFLSAWNNILFPLLFINDKKLKPISLGLLNFNGERGSDYGPLMAAIVITVALPLILYLLFQEKVEGGLAAGAVKE, encoded by the coding sequence ATGAAAAAAACAGAATCAAAGAGCAAGCTTGGTAAAGTCATCATGTACTTATATCTGCTGTTAATGACAGTGGTATTTGCCATGCCGATGGTTTTTACCTTATTATCCTCTGTGAAAACAAAACTTGAAATCTTTTCAGATCCATTTGCGCTGCCCAAGGTACCGCAGTTTGTCAATTATATCGTAGCCTGGAAAGAAGCCAATATGAGCCGGTATTTTATCAACAGTATCCTGCAGGCCGGCGCTACTGTTATTATATTGGCAATTATGGCTTCCATGGCGGCATATGTTTTATCCAGGTTCGATTTTAAAGGAAATAAGTTTCTGCTTTTATTCTTTACCGTAGGAATGATGGTTCCCATGCATACGGTATTGGTGCCTGTTGCTTATATCATAGGTGCTTTGAACTTAAAAAATAATATACTGGCCCTGATTCTAATCTACGTATCCTTTAGTCTTCCTTTTAGTATTCTTGTAATGACTAATTTTATGAAAGGCGTCAATCGTTCTCTGGAGGAAGCGGCAGTAATCGATGGTGCAACGTATTTCCAGGTATACAGGCTGGTGATACTCCCACTTTGTATTCCTGCATTATCTACTATTTCAATCTTTAATTTTTTATCGGCCTGGAATAATATTTTATTCCCGCTGTTGTTTATCAACGATAAAAAATTGAAGCCTATTTCCCTGGGGCTGCTGAATTTTAACGGTGAAAGAGGAAGTGATTACGGTCCATTAATGGCAGCTATCGTAATTACGGTTGCATTGCCACTGATTCTTTACCTGTTATTCCAGGAAAAAGTAGAGGGCGGACTGGCAGCAGGGGCTGTAAAAGAATAA
- a CDS encoding 2-keto-4-pentenoate hydratase, giving the protein MAENKIKLFADMLYESANRKESISPLTEMDPGLSVDEAYAIQLCNVERLVEEGRIISGKKIGLTSEGIQNQLGVNEPDYGHLFKNMDCMDGKVKTSDFLQPKIEPEIAFVLKEDLFGRGVTAEDVMRATDYVTGAFEIVDSRIKDWKIKLADTISDNASSGCYVLGTARLSLEEVNLPEVTMKLFKNGVLVSEGSGAAVLGDPCKAVAWLANRLWFYGVKLKRGEVILSGAFSAAPEAAAGDEFEVRFSDFGSVKAEFI; this is encoded by the coding sequence ATGGCAGAAAATAAAATAAAATTATTTGCGGATATGCTTTATGAGTCTGCAAATAGAAAGGAGTCCATTTCTCCGCTGACAGAAATGGATCCGGGATTAAGTGTGGACGAAGCTTATGCCATACAGTTATGCAATGTAGAGCGTTTGGTGGAGGAAGGCCGGATTATTTCAGGAAAGAAGATCGGACTCACTTCTGAGGGGATTCAAAACCAGTTGGGGGTAAATGAACCAGACTACGGACATTTATTTAAAAATATGGATTGCATGGATGGCAAAGTAAAGACCTCTGACTTTCTTCAGCCTAAGATAGAGCCGGAGATCGCTTTTGTATTAAAGGAAGATCTTTTTGGAAGAGGGGTTACGGCAGAAGATGTGATGAGGGCCACGGATTATGTGACAGGTGCCTTTGAAATCGTAGACAGCCGTATAAAAGACTGGAAAATAAAATTGGCGGACACCATTTCAGACAATGCATCTTCCGGCTGCTATGTATTAGGTACGGCCAGATTGTCACTGGAAGAGGTGAATCTGCCTGAAGTTACAATGAAGTTATTTAAAAATGGTGTTCTGGTGAGTGAGGGCAGTGGTGCGGCAGTTTTGGGTGATCCATGTAAAGCTGTTGCCTGGCTTGCAAACCGTCTCTGGTTTTACGGCGTGAAACTTAAGAGAGGGGAAGTCATCTTATCAGGTGCATTTTCAGCAGCGCCGGAAGCCGCTGCCGGGGATGAATTTGAAGTGAGGTTTTCGGATTTTGGGTCAGTGAAAGCGGAATTTATATAA
- a CDS encoding sensor histidine kinase encodes MKAQKITSINSRFFRSMFQTLLLFIIILLISTSVVFYKHTLALETNSAVRQLDYISNQLDYYLASVNNYSKTIITDKSVQAIVSKFNNNNKEFNAIDQMNLKTEINHIIQSTPFIHSVSIYSPEHALIATTEIYPYPLNLRDTSASDRKIWIPEIKYSNKERDTEIHVLSLMLPFYSSSTGTMLGYVEIAIPESTISDIYKDNASSFSMLFIVDSDGNVQSSDGSIPLMRRYENVKKLNYINRSNYKLTKNTIIFSEHFPELNWYLVNEINLLYFLQPTFTTLGISIIMALLCIIACLNVSRKVSRTITSPIYQLISHTQRVKEGEWIPVNESYHDSDIGLLFEEFNSMIIAQKKLKNDLLNSEKMKNKISLDLLQQQVNPHFLYNTLDNICSLAEIDEKETLIDLVMNLSAFYRHGLSNGHTHITVKEELAITEAYLRIMKVRYYNRFDFRITCDSRISGYPCLKLLLQPIVENSIYHGIKELNGKGQLDILVTETPDSILFTIRDNGIGIREENYESIWTTGNTHFGIKNIHQRIQLYYGSEYGLTIANHPQGGCISTITIRKKEVSTDAT; translated from the coding sequence ATGAAGGCTCAAAAAATAACTTCTATTAATTCGAGATTTTTCCGGTCTATGTTTCAGACGCTGCTGTTATTCATTATAATATTATTGATCAGTACTTCTGTCGTATTTTATAAACATACGCTGGCATTAGAGACTAATTCTGCTGTCCGGCAGCTGGATTATATTTCCAATCAGTTGGATTATTATCTCGCATCTGTTAATAATTATTCCAAAACCATTATAACGGATAAGAGTGTACAGGCCATTGTATCTAAATTCAATAACAATAACAAGGAGTTTAATGCCATTGACCAGATGAATCTGAAAACCGAGATCAATCATATTATCCAGTCCACTCCCTTTATTCATTCTGTCAGTATCTACTCGCCGGAACATGCGCTGATTGCTACCACAGAAATATATCCCTATCCGTTAAATCTTCGGGATACTTCTGCTTCAGACCGAAAAATCTGGATACCAGAGATAAAATACTCCAATAAGGAGCGTGACACGGAAATACATGTCCTGTCTCTCATGCTGCCGTTTTACAGCAGCTCCACAGGTACCATGCTTGGGTATGTGGAAATCGCCATTCCTGAAAGTACTATTTCAGATATCTATAAGGATAATGCAAGCAGCTTCAGCATGCTTTTTATTGTAGACTCAGATGGCAATGTACAAAGCTCAGACGGCTCCATTCCATTAATGAGGCGCTATGAGAATGTAAAGAAGCTAAACTACATCAACAGGAGCAATTACAAACTGACTAAGAACACGATTATTTTTTCTGAACATTTTCCTGAGCTGAACTGGTATCTGGTCAACGAAATCAATCTTCTCTACTTTTTACAGCCAACCTTTACCACCTTGGGAATATCCATTATTATGGCCCTGCTCTGTATTATTGCCTGTCTTAATGTCTCCCGTAAAGTATCCCGTACAATTACCTCTCCGATCTACCAGCTGATCTCTCATACCCAGAGGGTAAAGGAGGGAGAATGGATTCCAGTCAATGAATCCTATCATGATAGTGATATCGGACTTCTGTTCGAGGAATTCAACAGCATGATAATTGCCCAGAAAAAGTTAAAGAACGATTTACTGAATTCAGAAAAAATGAAGAATAAAATTTCCCTGGATCTGCTTCAGCAGCAGGTTAACCCACATTTTTTATATAATACACTGGACAATATCTGTTCTCTTGCAGAAATAGATGAAAAGGAGACTCTCATTGACCTGGTCATGAATCTTTCTGCGTTTTACCGTCATGGTCTAAGCAACGGCCATACCCACATTACGGTTAAGGAGGAACTGGCCATAACCGAAGCATATTTAAGAATCATGAAAGTAAGATACTATAACCGGTTTGACTTTCGTATCACATGTGATTCCAGAATATCAGGCTATCCCTGCCTCAAGCTCTTATTACAGCCCATCGTGGAAAACAGTATCTATCACGGAATCAAAGAGCTGAATGGAAAAGGACAATTAGATATTCTGGTAACGGAAACTCCTGATTCCATTTTATTCACCATCCGGGATAACGGAATTGGAATCCGGGAAGAAAATTATGAAAGCATATGGACTACAGGTAATACTCATTTTGGTATTAAAAATATTCACCAGAGAATCCAACTCTATTACGGCAGCGAATATGGGCTTACCATTGCCAATCACCCTCAGGGCGGCTGTATCTCTACCATAACCATTAGGAAAAAGGAGGTGTCCACTGATGCCACTTAA
- a CDS encoding ABC transporter substrate-binding protein, with product MKIKKVIALTLAGVLSLSMLTACGSKTDSVSKESGDEKVTIRLLTRMAGTSTQVGIYNDIINEFKSKHPEVTIIDDSQGDESAFNNILTTDIASGTMANIFRIQGVANLSDYIDNGLLLNLQPYLDADKEWSGGFTEGSLSYYQVPGHEGTYAIPMESGLIGVYYNEMLFKKAGIEKFPETWEQLLDAIAKLKENGIIPIAMGAQSTYMAGHLHDQIFYKWMGTEAAKLLGNREMKWTDEGVVKTLQFEKDLIDAGAFDPSAAGITDNIALTQFQQGEAAMVITGPWNISTFTDKSATPVSDSIKVAKFPYFVEKPEFKNQDMQILSPYMVSGKLEGKELDLTIELLKMLTGKEAAKRFAEEAAFLIPRTDLDLDKSKCTDLFIQNVEIGGTSEGIGVDVFDFDPLTSMQDRTRNSIVSLFTGASAQDAAAVIQAEIDNAK from the coding sequence ATGAAAATAAAAAAAGTAATTGCTTTAACATTAGCAGGCGTACTGAGTCTTTCTATGCTGACAGCCTGCGGGTCTAAAACAGACAGCGTAAGCAAGGAGTCTGGTGATGAAAAGGTAACTATCAGACTCTTAACAAGAATGGCAGGAACCTCAACTCAGGTAGGTATTTATAACGATATCATCAATGAATTTAAAAGTAAACATCCAGAAGTGACCATCATTGACGACTCCCAGGGTGATGAATCGGCATTTAATAATATCCTGACGACTGATATTGCTTCCGGTACCATGGCTAACATCTTCCGAATCCAGGGGGTTGCAAATCTTTCCGACTATATCGATAATGGCTTATTATTAAATCTTCAGCCATATCTTGATGCAGATAAAGAATGGAGCGGTGGATTTACGGAGGGCTCCCTTTCCTATTATCAGGTACCGGGACATGAAGGCACCTATGCAATTCCAATGGAATCTGGCCTGATCGGCGTTTATTATAATGAAATGCTTTTTAAGAAAGCAGGAATTGAAAAATTCCCCGAGACCTGGGAACAGTTGTTAGACGCAATTGCAAAGTTAAAAGAAAACGGAATTATCCCAATCGCTATGGGAGCACAGTCTACTTACATGGCAGGTCATTTACATGACCAGATCTTCTATAAATGGATGGGAACAGAAGCAGCAAAATTATTAGGAAACAGAGAGATGAAGTGGACGGATGAGGGCGTCGTAAAGACATTACAGTTTGAAAAAGATTTAATCGATGCAGGTGCCTTTGATCCAAGCGCCGCAGGTATCACAGATAATATTGCTTTAACTCAGTTTCAGCAGGGGGAAGCTGCAATGGTGATTACCGGACCTTGGAACATCAGTACGTTTACAGATAAATCAGCCACTCCTGTATCAGATAGTATTAAGGTTGCAAAGTTTCCTTATTTTGTAGAAAAACCTGAATTTAAAAATCAGGATATGCAAATCCTGAGTCCTTACATGGTAAGCGGTAAATTAGAAGGAAAAGAATTAGACTTGACGATTGAATTATTAAAAATGTTGACCGGTAAAGAAGCAGCTAAGAGATTTGCAGAAGAGGCAGCTTTCTTAATTCCAAGAACCGATCTGGATTTGGATAAGTCAAAATGTACCGACTTATTTATCCAGAATGTAGAGATTGGAGGAACGTCGGAAGGAATCGGCGTAGACGTATTCGACTTTGATCCTTTGACTTCCATGCAGGATAGAACAAGAAATTCAATTGTAAGCTTATTTACAGGGGCCTCTGCCCAGGATGCGGCAGCAGTAATACAGGCTGAGATTGATAATGCAAAATAA
- a CDS encoding alpha/beta fold hydrolase, giving the protein MNQRPEIANSIKTGSFNTNYHDIGEGRTIIMLHGSGPGVSAWANWNKVFPLLSPKYRVLAPDMVGFGYTDRPEGIVYGMDIWVKQTIALMDALHVEKADLVGNSFGGALALAMAVKYPERVNKLILMGSMGVSFPLTYGLDRVWGYTPSFENMKELLDIFAYNRNIVNDDLAQMRYESSMQPGFQESFSSMFPAPRQQGVEGMASNEVYIRSIKNETLIIHGREDRVIPVETSLKLMKLIENAQLHIFGKCGHWTQIERTQEFSDLVDNFLKE; this is encoded by the coding sequence ATGAATCAGAGACCAGAAATCGCAAATTCAATTAAAACCGGGAGTTTTAACACAAATTATCATGATATTGGTGAAGGAAGAACCATCATAATGCTGCATGGATCAGGCCCAGGTGTCTCCGCATGGGCGAACTGGAATAAGGTATTTCCTTTGTTATCCCCCAAATACCGGGTGCTGGCACCTGATATGGTTGGTTTTGGCTATACGGACCGTCCTGAGGGGATTGTATATGGGATGGATATCTGGGTAAAGCAGACAATTGCCCTTATGGATGCCCTTCATGTAGAAAAGGCCGACCTGGTTGGAAATTCATTTGGCGGAGCACTTGCACTTGCCATGGCAGTGAAATATCCGGAACGTGTAAATAAGCTGATCCTGATGGGAAGCATGGGAGTAAGTTTCCCGTTGACTTACGGGCTTGACCGTGTGTGGGGTTATACACCGTCCTTTGAAAATATGAAAGAACTTTTAGATATTTTTGCGTATAACCGCAATATCGTTAACGACGACCTTGCGCAGATGCGCTATGAATCCAGTATGCAGCCGGGATTCCAGGAAAGCTTTTCATCCATGTTTCCGGCTCCCCGTCAGCAGGGGGTGGAAGGAATGGCTTCCAATGAGGTCTACATACGCAGTATTAAAAATGAAACACTGATCATTCACGGAAGAGAGGATCGGGTAATTCCAGTTGAAACTTCCCTGAAATTAATGAAATTAATTGAGAATGCACAGCTTCATATATTTGGAAAGTGCGGTCATTGGACACAGATTGAACGGACGCAGGAATTTTCCGATTTGGTAGATAACTTCTTAAAAGAGTAA
- a CDS encoding alpha-amylase family protein: protein MSDLRFRQVHLDFHTSEYIPEVGTDFNGEEFAKRLEKANVDSITCFARCHHGWLYYPSRKHADLIHPGLTNHNLLLDQIKACHDRGIKVPIYTTVQWDGRIMREHPEWLSVDEQGNYINTQNVEEPHFYHTICLNSGYRKFFIEHLHDIMDVVGVESIDGFFMDILFQVDCCCDHCKKKMEELHLDSRKKAVRLEYSLQMLEEFKTEITAVIKERVPEASVFYNSSHVGPASKDNFKEYSHLELESLPSGGWGYDHFPATSRYARTLGMDMIGMTGKFHTYWGDFHSLKNQAALELECFHMLAMGAGCSIGDQLHPRGRLSEGAYDLIGKVYKSVREKEPYCREAKPVAEIAVLTPEEFYPEGEYNLGISPSLIGAVRMLQELSFQFDVIDSKTPMDSYQLIILPDCIYYNEELEKVMKNYIANGGKVIGSYDSCLNKYSKDNIYGITWKEESPYYREFVMPNQIIGKDLYKEEYVMYLRGHNVEANGGEVLMDKIEPYFDRSGKTFCSHQHAPSSGKVGYPEVVRNGNVIYFAHPIFKLYRKNAAKWCKLMLKDAVALCLEHKLVSHSGPSTMITALNHQEQEKRDILHILHYITEKRSEDICTVEDVIPLYGVEFKIYTGNKQPAAVALVPGEAAVPFVRDGQYISFRLDKIEGHCMISIQY from the coding sequence ATGAGCGATTTAAGATTCAGACAGGTTCATCTGGATTTTCACACCAGTGAATACATACCAGAGGTTGGTACAGATTTTAATGGGGAGGAGTTTGCCAAGAGACTTGAAAAAGCCAATGTGGATTCCATTACCTGCTTTGCAAGATGTCATCATGGCTGGCTGTATTATCCATCCAGAAAACACGCAGACCTCATCCATCCCGGCCTTACCAATCATAATCTGTTATTAGACCAGATAAAGGCCTGTCATGACAGGGGAATCAAAGTGCCGATTTATACCACGGTACAATGGGACGGCCGTATAATGCGGGAACATCCGGAATGGCTCTCCGTAGACGAGCAGGGGAATTATATCAATACCCAGAATGTGGAAGAACCTCATTTTTATCATACAATTTGTTTAAACAGCGGTTATCGTAAGTTCTTTATAGAGCATCTCCATGATATTATGGATGTGGTGGGAGTGGAGAGCATTGACGGATTCTTTATGGATATTTTATTTCAGGTAGATTGCTGTTGTGACCATTGTAAAAAGAAAATGGAGGAACTTCATCTGGACAGCAGAAAAAAGGCAGTAAGATTAGAGTATTCTCTGCAAATGTTAGAGGAATTTAAAACGGAAATTACAGCGGTTATTAAAGAGAGAGTTCCTGAGGCCTCTGTTTTCTATAACAGCTCCCATGTAGGACCGGCATCTAAGGATAATTTTAAGGAGTACAGCCATCTGGAATTGGAATCCTTACCGAGCGGAGGCTGGGGCTATGACCATTTTCCCGCTACCAGCCGATATGCACGAACCCTGGGAATGGACATGATAGGGATGACCGGTAAGTTCCATACCTACTGGGGGGATTTCCATTCCCTGAAGAATCAGGCGGCCCTGGAGCTGGAATGTTTTCACATGCTGGCTATGGGGGCAGGCTGTTCCATCGGAGACCAGCTTCATCCAAGAGGCCGGTTATCGGAAGGAGCTTATGACCTGATTGGAAAGGTATATAAGAGTGTCAGGGAAAAAGAACCTTACTGCAGGGAGGCGAAGCCGGTTGCGGAGATCGCAGTCCTTACACCGGAAGAATTCTATCCTGAGGGAGAATATAACCTGGGAATTTCTCCTTCTTTAATCGGAGCAGTTCGAATGCTTCAGGAGCTTTCTTTTCAGTTTGATGTTATTGACAGCAAGACGCCCATGGATTCCTATCAGTTAATTATTTTACCGGATTGTATTTATTACAATGAAGAACTGGAAAAAGTGATGAAGAACTATATTGCCAATGGCGGTAAGGTAATCGGTTCTTATGATTCCTGCCTTAACAAATACAGCAAAGATAATATATACGGTATTACATGGAAAGAGGAATCTCCGTATTATAGGGAATTTGTGATGCCGAATCAGATCATTGGAAAAGATTTATATAAAGAAGAGTACGTCATGTACTTAAGAGGTCATAACGTGGAGGCAAACGGTGGGGAGGTTTTAATGGATAAAATAGAACCTTATTTCGACCGTTCCGGAAAAACCTTCTGCTCTCACCAGCATGCACCTTCTTCTGGGAAGGTTGGATATCCGGAAGTGGTCCGAAATGGAAATGTGATTTATTTTGCACATCCCATCTTTAAGCTGTACCGGAAAAATGCCGCCAAATGGTGCAAGCTAATGCTAAAGGATGCGGTTGCGTTATGCCTGGAACATAAATTAGTGAGCCATAGCGGACCCTCTACTATGATAACAGCCTTAAATCATCAGGAACAAGAGAAACGGGATATTCTTCATATCCTTCATTACATTACAGAAAAACGATCTGAGGATATCTGTACGGTAGAAGATGTTATCCCCCTGTATGGTGTGGAATTTAAAATATATACAGGTAATAAGCAGCCGGCAGCCGTTGCCTTGGTCCCGGGAGAAGCAGCCGTTCCTTTCGTAAGAGACGGACAATATATTTCCTTCCGGTTAGATAAAATAGAAGGACATTGTATGATAAGCATTCAATATTAA
- a CDS encoding carbohydrate ABC transporter permease, which produces MITLKNRKVKIYIALFLLPALIVYLLFQIVPLILAFYFSLVEWNGISGAALKFVGLKNYIDAFHNADFLLSIKNMVKMVFFSVLFHTPIALLTAVAINTKCKGYRAFKALFFVPTVFPLTSVGLMWYFVFMPTGSLNALLKNIGLADLVVPWLVDPATAMNTIVFVNIWAGIGYYMVILLAGLTTISDELYEAASIDGATSVHKFFEITVPMLKSTISMCILMDIIGSVKVFDLVFAMTGGGPNGLTNLPTTLMYNEAFKYSHYGLGSAIGIIILIACLVGTLGSNFIMSRKHD; this is translated from the coding sequence TTGATAACATTAAAAAACAGGAAAGTGAAAATATACATAGCACTGTTTTTGCTGCCGGCATTGATCGTATATCTTTTATTTCAAATTGTACCATTAATTCTGGCGTTTTACTTTTCACTGGTTGAGTGGAATGGTATCTCGGGTGCGGCTCTTAAATTTGTTGGACTTAAAAATTATATCGATGCGTTTCACAATGCGGACTTTTTACTTTCCATTAAAAATATGGTGAAAATGGTATTCTTCAGCGTATTATTCCATACGCCCATTGCTTTATTAACGGCGGTTGCAATTAATACCAAATGTAAAGGATACCGGGCATTTAAAGCTCTCTTTTTTGTACCTACGGTTTTTCCGTTAACTTCCGTCGGTTTGATGTGGTACTTTGTATTCATGCCCACCGGTTCCCTGAATGCGTTGTTAAAGAACATCGGTCTGGCCGACCTGGTGGTTCCCTGGCTGGTGGATCCTGCAACCGCAATGAATACCATTGTATTTGTTAATATATGGGCTGGTATCGGCTATTATATGGTCATTCTCCTTGCAGGCCTTACGACAATTTCTGATGAGCTATATGAGGCAGCCTCCATTGACGGAGCTACTTCCGTTCATAAGTTTTTTGAGATTACGGTTCCTATGCTAAAGTCCACAATTTCCATGTGCATTTTGATGGATATTATCGGCTCTGTAAAAGTTTTTGATCTGGTATTTGCAATGACAGGCGGAGGTCCAAACGGTCTGACGAATCTTCCTACAACATTAATGTACAATGAGGCATTTAAATACAGCCATTATGGACTTGGAAGCGCTATTGGCATTATTATTCTGATTGCCTGCCTGGTAGGAACATTAGGAAGTAATTTTATCATGTCCCGTAAACACGATTAA
- a CDS encoding IclR family transcriptional regulator, with translation MEFLEGIQQNGKPSHVQSVGRALLLIELLAHENREMSLTEISNTLGWPKSTVHGMISTLRDYHYIDQSSLTGGYKLGIHLFELGNAVKRSWDISKVAKEYLVRLNAKLDEMVQLAVESNGEVLYLDKLDSKRMMRIVSDVGIRLPMHCSGLGKVLLAYKPEAEVKRIINQKGMKSMTSRTIVTLQDLRKELEKIREKGYGIDDQEIMEGLRCVAAPIFDSNGQVLYAVSVSGLYYNMRGQHLEDVIIEVKKAAQEISYEMGYRESKIK, from the coding sequence TTGGAATTTTTAGAAGGTATACAACAAAACGGTAAACCCTCCCATGTGCAATCAGTAGGTAGAGCATTGCTGTTAATTGAATTGCTGGCCCATGAAAACAGGGAGATGTCACTTACTGAAATCTCCAATACTCTGGGATGGCCTAAAAGTACAGTGCACGGTATGATCTCCACACTAAGAGATTACCATTATATAGATCAGTCAAGCCTCACCGGAGGTTACAAGCTGGGAATTCATTTGTTTGAACTGGGCAATGCCGTTAAGAGATCCTGGGATATCAGTAAGGTTGCAAAAGAATATCTGGTGCGGTTAAATGCAAAACTGGACGAAATGGTTCAACTGGCAGTAGAAAGTAACGGAGAGGTGTTATATCTGGATAAGCTGGATTCAAAGCGTATGATGAGAATCGTTTCAGATGTAGGGATCAGACTTCCAATGCATTGCAGCGGGCTTGGAAAGGTTTTGCTGGCATATAAACCTGAAGCGGAAGTAAAGCGTATCATTAACCAAAAAGGCATGAAATCAATGACTTCCCGTACGATTGTCACTTTGCAGGATCTGCGAAAAGAGCTGGAAAAGATCAGAGAAAAAGGTTATGGGATTGATGATCAGGAGATTATGGAAGGGCTAAGATGCGTTGCGGCTCCTATCTTTGATTCCAATGGCCAGGTTCTATATGCGGTCAGCGTATCGGGACTTTATTACAATATGAGAGGGCAGCATTTGGAAGATGTGATTATTGAAGTTAAAAAAGCAGCTCAGGAAATTTCATATGAGATGGGATATAGAGAATCAAAAATAAAATAG